In Nicotiana tabacum cultivar K326 chromosome 19, ASM71507v2, whole genome shotgun sequence, one DNA window encodes the following:
- the LOC107772181 gene encoding phospholipase A1 PLIP1, chloroplastic, translated as MACSCVSIISSPVTKSSKDAWKDQDNFRSSFSSKGNREKAQMRRSYSDNHLCCRANRIQCSATQPKLKSSHSTGGPFKLQLSSSFLPDSLRSFLFDIDTNKDINIEDVIFETDPDHDHDNNGMEVEDETRRSNWIRRLVELRRNWIEKQKKNDTAEMLDMENSGGDCEDEGCEVDYEDDNDAAGEINIDRESFSRLLRRISWSDSKLFSQLAFLCNMAYVIPEIKPEDLERCYGLVFVTSSLVKKAEAMAIKAKFDKDSIRIPVPSSDSAVPNTDKTEETEHKHLPRPSVAYDIAVSAASYVQSRAKDLLSLGNETNLAVDDVTLKGNKECFTDEKDNSSPRVYKSEMAAYVAASTMTTMVAADEEQKLEAARDLQSLQSSPCEWFICDDLTTCTRCFVIQGSDSLASWQANLFFEPSKFEEMDVLVHRGIYEAAKGIYDQFMPEIMEHLQRFGNKAKFQFTGHSLGGSLSLLVNLMLLTRKVVKPSSLLPVVTFGSPFVFCGGKKVLNDLGLDENHVQCVMMHRDIVPRAFSCVYPNHVAQVLKRLNSTFRSHPCLNKNKMLYSPMGKIFIIQPDEKSSAPHSLLPPGSGLYTLDNNHCAFTRRAFRAFLNSPHPLEILSDPTAYGSGGTILRDHDSSNYLKAVNSIIRQRKKLLVRRVRKQRNIIWPLLASQSPHAWSHERNMETRGILRKEIMSGV; from the exons ATGGCATGCAGTTGTGTATCCATAATAAGCTCTCCTGTGACCAAAAGCTCTAAAGATGCGTGGAAGGACCAAGACAACTTCCGGAGTTCATTTTCGAGCAAAGGGAATCGCGAAAAGGCTCAAATGAGAAGATCCTATTCCGACAACCACCTGTGCTGTCGTGCAAATCGTATCCAGTGTTCAGCAACACAGCCAAAACTGAAGAGTAGTCATTCCACAGGAGGTCCCTTTAAACTTCAGTTGTCAAGTTCTTTCCTCCCTGATTCTCTTCGGTCGTTCTTGTTTGATATTGACACCAATAAGGATATTAACATAGAGGACGTTATCTTTGAGACTGATCCTGACCATGATCATGACAACAACGGGATGGAGGTTGAGGACGAGACAAGAAGGTCCAATTGGATTCGAAGGCTCGTGGAACTTAGGAGAAATTGGATAGAGAAACAGAAGAAGAATGACACTGCAGAGATGCTCGACATGGAAAATAGTGGTGGAGATTGCGAGGATGAAGGTTGTGAAGTAGACTATGAAGATGACAATGATGCAGCTGGGGAGATAAACATTGATAGAGAATCCTTCTCCAGGTTGTTAAGGCGAATCTCCTGGTCAGATTCCAAGCTTTTCTCTCAGCTGGCTTTCTTATGCAACATGGCTTATGTTATTCCCGAGATTAAG CCCGAGGATTTAGAAAGATGCTATGGTCTGGTCTTCGTAACCTCTTCCTTGGTGAAAAAAGCAGAAGCTATGGCTATCAAAGCCAAGTTCGACAAGGATTCAATTCGTATTCCAGTGCCATCATCAGATAGTGCAGTGCCTAATACAGATAAAACAGAAGAAACTGAGCATAAGCATCTAcctcggccatctgttgcttatgATATAGCAGTTTCGGCAGCATCTTATGTCCAATCCCGTGCTAAGGACCTATTATCACTTGGCAATGAAACCAATTTGGCAGTTGATGATGTGACCTTGAAAGGCAATAAAGAGTGTTTCACAGATGAAAAAGATAACTCTTCCCCAAGGGTATACAAGTCAGAGATGGCTGCATATGTAGCTGCATCAACAATGACAACAATGGTTGCTGCTGATGAGGAACAAAAACTGGAGGCAGCAAGGGACCTACAATCACTTCAGTCCTCACCTTGCGAATGGTTTATTTGCGATGACTTAACCACATGTACTCGTTGTTTTGTTATTCAG GGCTCAGACTCACTGGCATCCTGGCAGGCAAATCTCTTCTTTGAACCCAGCAAATTTGAG GAAATGGATGTCTTGGTTCATCGAGGAATTTATGAAGCTGCAAAAGGAATATATGACCAATTCATGCCGGAGATAATGGAGCATCTGCAGAGGTTTGGAAACAAGGCAAAGTTTCAATTTACTGGCCACTCTCTTGGAGGAAGCCTCTCACTTTTGGTCAACTTAATGCTGCTAACCCGAAAGGTCGTCAAACCATCCTCTCTTCTACCAGTTGTCACTTTTGGATCACCATTTGTGTTCTGCGGTGGTAAAAAAGTGCTCAATGATTTGGGTTTAGATGAGAATCATGTGCAATGTGTGATGATGCATAGAGACATTGTTCCGAGGGCATTTTCATGCGTCTACCCAAACCATGTGGCCCAAGTCCTCAAACGTTTGAATAGTACATTCAGATCCCATCCCTGTCTGAATAAGAAT AAAATGTTATACTCTCCAATGGGAAAAATATTCATCATCCAGCCTGATGAGAAGTCATCCGCTCCTCACTCTTTGCTTCCTCCGGGCAGTGGCCTTTATACCCTAGACAACAACCATTGTGCATTTACTAGGAGAGCTTTCAGAGCCTTTCTGAATTCTCCACACCCATTAGAAATTCTAAGTGACCCTACAGCATATGGTTCTGGTGGTACAATTCTCAGGGAccatgactcgagcaattatctGAAGGCTGTGAACAGCATTATAAGACAACGGAAGAAGCTCCTTGTCCGGAGAGTAAGAAAACAGAGGAACATTATTTGGCCGTTATTGGCTTCACAATCTCCACATGCATGGAGCCATGAGCGCAACATGGAAACTAGAGGAATATTAAGAAAGGAAATAATGTCAGGGGTTTGA